A window of the Miscanthus floridulus cultivar M001 chromosome 14, ASM1932011v1, whole genome shotgun sequence genome harbors these coding sequences:
- the LOC136505384 gene encoding uncharacterized protein isoform X3: protein MGLLPVPKLVYGRRTHHFKDINIVSLDGSSFDVETHMLEEIRQLKEHSRMQDKVIEELKNNQRHHENQEATMENFARSDHNNSQNQAVLSKRKRVHCVAPNQNDGFLEHRDELGHHGGPRETMTIAHQEVAHDKVTCNKRQAPKQLPVMKVGSMVLLMTSKYPNKVNVAYATLLSTDPEAIVGGVKTGNQFYKVRIDHAITKDEPLVRPRPVCNNIGDAQAKGVSIAWPSMFVQMIND from the exons ATGGGATTGCTTCCAGTTCCTAAACTAGTTTATGGTCGAAGAACACACCATTTTAAGGACATTAATATAGTTTCACTAGATGGCTCATCATTTGATGTAGAGACTCACATGTTGGAGGAAATAAGGCAACTCAAAGAGCATTCTAGAATGCAAGACAAAGTTATTGAAGAACTAAAAAACAATCAAAGGCACCATGAGAACCAAGAAGCAACAATG GAAAATTTTGCTAGGAGTGATCATAACAATTCTCAGAATCAAGCGGTGCTTTCTAAAAGAAAG AGAGTTCACTGTGTTGCACCCAACCAGAATGATGGATTCCTTGAACACAGGGATGAATTG GGTCATCATGGAGGGCCTAGAGAGACTATGACCATTGCACACCAGGAGGTGGCTCATGACAAGGTTACATGCAACAAGCGTCAAGCACCTAAACAACTTCCTGTAATGAAG GTTGGGTCCATGGTGCTACTAATGACTTCAAAATATCCTAATAAGGTTAATGTGGCCTATGCAACTCTCTTGAGCACTGATCCAGAAGCCATTGTTGGTGGAGTTAAGACAGGAAATCAATTCTACAAAGTGCGTATCGATCATGCTATAACAAAAGATGAGCCATTAGTGAGGCCTAGGCCTGTGTGCAACAATATTGGTGATGCTCAAGCCAAAGGAGTCTCAATTGCTTGGCCTTCGATGTTT GTTCAAATGATTAATGATTGA